Proteins from one Bacteriovorax sp. BAL6_X genomic window:
- the nqrE gene encoding NADH:ubiquinone reductase (Na(+)-transporting) subunit E, which yields MLEHYLSLFIKAVFIENLALAFFLGMCTFLAVSKKVKTSLGLGVAVVVVQTITIPINNLLYNYLLKENALVWAGIPGTDLSFLGLICYIGVIAAMVQILEMFLDKYMPALYNALGIFLPLITVNCAIMGGSLFMVERDYTFGESVVFGLGSGFGWALAIAALAGIREKMKYSDVPDGLKGLGITFITVGLMALGFLSFSGIQL from the coding sequence ATGTTAGAACATTATTTAAGTTTATTTATTAAAGCAGTATTCATTGAGAACCTTGCCTTAGCATTCTTTCTAGGTATGTGTACATTCCTAGCAGTTTCTAAAAAGGTTAAGACTTCTCTAGGTCTTGGTGTTGCGGTTGTTGTTGTACAAACAATTACAATCCCTATCAACAACCTACTTTACAATTACTTACTAAAAGAAAACGCTCTAGTATGGGCAGGTATTCCAGGTACAGATCTTTCATTCCTAGGTCTAATTTGTTACATCGGTGTTATTGCGGCGATGGTACAAATCCTAGAAATGTTCCTTGATAAGTATATGCCAGCTCTTTATAACGCTCTTGGGATCTTCCTTCCTCTAATCACTGTAAACTGTGCAATTATGGGTGGGTCTCTATTTATGGTTGAGAGAGATTATACTTTTGGAGAGTCTGTTGTTTTCGGTCTAGGTTCTGGTTTTGGTTGGGCCCTAGCGATTGCAGCTCTTGCAGGTATTAGAGAGAAAATGAAATATAGTGATGTACCAGATGGCCTAAAAGGTCTTGGTATTACTTTTATCACTGTAGGTCTAATGGCACTTGGTTTCCTAAGTTTTTCAGGAATCCAACTTTAG